Genomic DNA from Candidatus Cloacimonadota bacterium:
GGCACATAATTTTGCCAAAATTCGAATACGTTTAATATAAAAAGCACGTTCGGTTACAGAAATTGCACCCCGAGCGTCAAGCAGATTGAAGAGGTGGGAACATTTTATCAACAAGTCATATCCCGGGTAAATCAAACCGTCCGCAATAAGATTTTGAGCTTCCTTTTCGAACGCTTCAAAATCGGTGAACAGGAGGGAAATATTTGCACGATTGAAATTATAATCGGAAAACTGCTTTTCGTTATCGAAAAATATCTGTCCGTAACTAATTTTTTCATTCCAACGAATATCTTTGTAATCCTCTACTTTTTGGATATACATGGCGAGTCGTTCCAAACCATAGGTCAATTCTACCGGAACTGATTTCAGTTCCACGCCTGCAACTTGTTGGAAATAGGTAAATTGAGAAATTTCCATTCCATCCAACCAAACCTCCCAACCCAAACCGGATGCTCCGAGGGTGGGAGATTCCCAGTCATCTTCCACAAAACGGACATCGTGTTTATCTATCGGGACTCCGATGGCTTTCAGACTTTTGAGATAGAGTTCCTGAATATCATCAGGTGAAGGTTTGATGATCACTTGAAATTGATAATAGCGTTGCATACGATTGGGATTTTCACCGTACCTTCCGTCTTTTGGTCTGCGACACGGCTGAACGTAGGCGATTTTCAGATCAGATTGAGAAAGGGACCCGAAGAAGGTTTCGGGATGGAAAGTGCCGGCTCCCATTTCCAGATCATAAGGCTGATGAATGACGCAATCGTGTTCATCCCAGAAAGTTTGAAGCCGGAAGATGATTTCCTGAAAAGTCAGTTTTTTATCCATCAAAGAATCCCGGTTCGGTGGCTTTTATCAATTCGTCCACCCTTGGAATTTTGTTTTTCAACTTTTTCTTCATAAAGAAATCAGTAGAAAGCGAAAGAGCTTTTTTATAATATTCTTTTGCTGAAATGAAAAAATCATTTGCTTGTTTTTTGTTTTCAATACGTAATTTATCGAACTCATCATAAGTCTCGGAGTTGGCTGCTTTTGCCTTTTTATCATAATCCAAATATGCGTTATAATGATTGTAGCCGCGTGAGTTATCAATCTCGGCAAGAACCATGAATGCTCCCGCATCATTGGAAGCAATTTCAGCTGCCTTTTGAGCGTTTGAGATAGCTTTCGGATAATTTTTGTTTTGTCGGTAAACATCCGCAATCCTTATATACCCATTTTTAGAATCGGGATCGAGTTCGATAAATGTCTGCAAAAATTGAATGGCTTTATCAAAATTGCCCTGTTCAACATAAATGGCAGCAAGGTTCATATAGGGAGTTTTCATATCCGGATTTTTTGCAATGAGTTTTTGATTTTGCTCAATGCACTCTTCAATTCTATCTGTTTTGTGATAAGCGACAGCCAATTTTTTGGCAATGTTACCATCGTCTTCACCTGCATCAATCACAAAAACAAAATGAGGTATTGCTTCGTTATATTCGTCTCTTTCAAAAAGAATACTTCCGATAGATTTATGTGCTATTACATTATCTTCATCTACTTCAATGATTTCGGTATAAGTCTCTAATGCTTCATCACTATTGCCGATATCTTCCCAAATTTCACCAACGCACATCAAATATTTTATCTCTTCCGGATCTTGTTCTGCGAGATGATGGTAAGTTTCACAAGCGAGTTCGGGTTGCTCATTATTTTTATATGCCCAAGCAATTCCTTCCAGGGCGCTGATATAATTGGGGTCAAGTTTCAAAGATTCCTGATAAAAATTTATTCCGTCTTCATAATTACCATCTGCGGCGCATATCCAACCCAAATAACTATAGGCGGAAACATCTTTGGGATTCAATTCAACCACTTTCAAAAAGGCATTTTTCGCATCAACATATTGTTTTGAGTTAAAAAAATTCAGGGCAATATCCATTTTTTCTTGAGCGGCAGAGCCCATCATTGCAGAAGCATTTTCGATTAATTTTGCAACTATTTTTTCACGATCGGATCTCTTTTTTGGTATTTGAATATTGTCTGCCACAACTTTTTCTGTTTGGATATTCATCATGTAATATGTTAGACTATAGAGCGAAGCATCGATCTCGGAAACCATGCCCCAGATTGCCACATCCGCTCCAACTTCGTTGGCAAATTCTACAGACATATTAGGAGAAAGTTCACTGGCTTTCACATTACCAACAACTTTGTCGGTCGTTTTCACTTTTATCACAATAATACCCGAGATATCTTTTGCAACTCGTGGAAAATCACGTTTCAAATATTTGCACATTGATCTGCTGCCCATATCCATATAGGCGAATCCCCATATTGCAAGTTTCCCTTCTTGGGCAAAAGCAACTGAGGTTGAAATGCATAGTGCAAAGAGTGAAAAAAGCACTATATTAATGAGAATTTTTTTCTTCATCTTTCCTCCGATTTCATAAATATTTCTATTCATGTTTTTTCGTATTATTTTTTGATAGAATTCTTCAACCCGCAAATTTTAATCAAGTAATTTTATAAATTTGTTTAAAAAAACTGTCCCTTTTGCAAAAAACTTCTTTTTCGTGTCCTGAAAAATCGATTTTTTTTAATTGGACTCAGTAATTGTAATACTGTGTTTATATTCTCTGTTTTTTCATGAATTTAAAACACATACGCCACATTCAAATCTAAGAGAAAAAATTTAATTCCGATATCTAAAGATACACGAAGGAATTGTTTATCCCCGATTTGCCAGCTATATCCAACACTTTCACTCATTGATTGTAATAGGCTTTTCCGAAGCGTCCCACCGTTTTAGGAATACGGAATATGCCGGAATAATTGCCGGGTTGCACCTTGGACTCTATTCGCCAGTTGATTATTAAAATTCATTACGGCATTTTAATATATTTCACATTTGAATTAGCAGAAAAAAGATTTAAAAGGCTGTTGAAAATAATTTTTGTGAACTATTTCTTTACAGTTACAGATTGGCAGGATACCGTTACTGCGCCGGTAAAACTGGAAATCAATGCATCAATAAATGTAGTTTGTGAGATGATTTCATAGTTTTCTGCTCCACCAGCCATTGTATGGGTGTCCACATCATTGATGGGGATGAGGCCAAACAGAACATACCATGCTCGTACAGTTTGGATATCGTTACCTGTAGCACCTTGACCAACTTGGTGATTTAGGGTCATACAGCCCACAAGGGAGAGAGAAAGTAATGCCAGAGTAAGTATTGTAATGATTATTTTTTTATTCATTCTTAAGTGTCCTCCTTTTTATTATTTGTTTTGTGTTTGTATATTTTTTATTGAACCTATTGAGGATTCAACAGCCTTTAAATTTTTTTTATAAAATTTGATAGGTATTATATAATCAATCACTAATGGAGAAAATGATTTGGAAGATAATAACAATTTCAAAACAATCGCATTTTCTTGTTTGATGATAAATTGATAAGCAACAATATCTTTAATAAGAAAAGCACCCTCTTTCATAGTTTGATCTGCAAATTTATTTTGAACAGATTTTTTAAAAGAATTGATTATCTCATCCGAACCGGAAAGATTTCCGGAAACTAATTTTGAGAGAAAACAATTGGCATTCTCTTTTTTTTCAGCAAAAACTTGCAAGGGAATTAGTTGAACAGGAGCGTTTTTTTCATCATCATTTTGTAGATGGGCATTGGCAATTCTGCTCATTATTTTCTGTGAGACAGGTTTCCAGTGAATTGGGGGGCAAAATGAAATGCCGGAAATGGTGTCAGTAAAAGTTTGTTCGAGCAGATCCTTATCCACATTAAATTTGATCTCCTCAATCTGAGAAAAATCGTTTTTGTTAGAACAATTGTTTAATACTAAAATTAGTAAAATGAAATATATGATTTTTAAGATGAATTTCATAATCTGAAAAATTTGGTTTGTTTGTCTTCTTGTCAATATTTCTGCTCACACGAACAGGAATAAAATTTTTTTATCAAAATTGAAAATGCAAGGTTAAATAGTAATCGGAATTATTTCCTGCAGGATGAAATCCTATGTTCACAGGATTTTCCCGTTTATGAAAATACGGAATTAAATAACCGATGGCAGAACCAACTGCTGCCCCTGTGATAATATCTGTGGGGAAATGCTCTCCCGATTCATACCGAAGGAATCCGATTGTAGTTGCAAGCAAAAGAGAACCGCCCCAGATATATTTTTCATATTCAGAATTTGGGAAATAAGCTGAATAAACGCTGGAAAAAAAAACAGCAGATGAGAACGCAACCGTAGTGTGTCTGGAAAAAAAAGATTCACGAGCATCGCTTTTTGTTTTTTTTTCAAGCGACACATCAGGATTATACACGTAAGGGCGAATTCTTTTTACACCACCTTTTGCATAGGAGGGAATGAAAATTGCCAAAAGAGAAGTTTCCATATACATAGTTCCAAGTATAAAATAATCTTCTCGCATGTCTTCAAAAAAAATGAATCCTGCCGGAGATAGCATTATGGACGCAAGCAGAACATCACTTGCATTTGCCAGATTTTCAGAATAATTATTTACAGCACTTCTATCAAACCAGTTTAAATCATTTTTGGATAGGTTCGCTATTTTGCTTTCGGTCAGGGGCTTAATGTTATCAACTACCATAGGAGCGGTAAGAACCACTGCAAGGTTGGTGCAACCGATTATTCCATCTTTTTGCCAACTGAGTTTATAGGGTGATTGGGCAAAAATCGGTTGAAAAACAAAAAAACCAATTAGGCAAAATATTATTATTTTCATTTTTNNNNNNNNNNNNNNNNNNNNNNNNNNNNNNNNNNNNNNNNNNNNNNNNNNNNNNNNNNNNNNNNNNNNNNNNNNNNNNNNNNNNNNNNNNNNNNNNNNNNAACCACTGCAAGGTTGGTGCAACCGATTATTCCATCTTTTTGCCAACTGAGTTTATAGGGTGATTGGGCAAAAATCGGTTGAAAAACAAAAAAACCAATTAGGCAAAATATTATTATTTTCATTTTTGATAAATTTTTTTTTACCACGAAATACACGAAAAAACACGGAAAAGGATATGTGATAAATTAGACTGGGGTTGCATCGCTACCCCAGTAAAAAAGATGAAAACATTTTTTTTCGCTGAAAGCGATTGATAATTCAAGAATTTGCTAACGCAAAAGTATCATTTTCTTGGTTTTAGAATATTCATCCGCAGACATTTTGTAAAAATACACGCCACTGGGGAGCAAATTATTCCGTTCGTCTCTACCATTCCACGCCAAAATATGATAACCCGGATCAAATTGTTCAGCTACCAGTTCCTTCACCTTTTCACCTTTGATGTTATAAACTGCAATTTCAACTTTTACTGAAAATGGCAAACCAAAACTGATTGTTGTATTGGAATGGTGAGGATTGAAAGGATTGGGGAAATTGTCAATAGAAAAACCGGCAGGAATTTCCGCTTCCGGTTCTATGGAAAAAAAGTCAAGATATCCGGATGAAAGATATAATGCACTACTGTCTGCTACTTCTTTTAGACAACAAACATAGAGGGAATCAGTTTCATCAAAATTGATGGCAAGCTTAGAATTATTCGGCTGAAAAAACTGCCCTTCGATTCCCGAATGCCAAACATATTCCCCGCTAAATTCATCGGAACCTTCCGTATAATGGAAAGTAAATTGATAGGAAGAGTTGTAAAAATTAATTTTTGAATATACTTTTTCACCTGAATTGGAAATTGCAAAATCGTTCACATAACCATCTGAATCATAAGTCGCTAAAGTTTGTGTATCTCCAGACACAATATCAAATTTGACTATCATATCAGAGCCAACATTATGAACAAGCAGATAAATTTGATCATCAATAATTTTAACTTTTTCTAAAGATAAGAAAGAATTCTCATCACCAAGCTCAAATTCCTGATATGTTTCACCGCCATTATCCGAAAACAGAATATATATTTCTGAAGAATAGTTCTGATATGCAATGGCGATATTATTTCCTTCCGAGTCCATAGATTTGCTCTTGA
This window encodes:
- a CDS encoding tetratricopeptide repeat protein, which translates into the protein MKKKILINIVLFSLFALCISTSVAFAQEGKLAIWGFAYMDMGSRSMCKYLKRDFPRVAKDISGIIVIKVKTTDKVVGNVKASELSPNMSVEFANEVGADVAIWGMVSEIDASLYSLTYYMMNIQTEKVVADNIQIPKKRSDREKIVAKLIENASAMMGSAAQEKMDIALNFFNSKQYVDAKNAFLKVVELNPKDVSAYSYLGWICAADGNYEDGINFYQESLKLDPNYISALEGIAWAYKNNEQPELACETYHHLAEQDPEEIKYLMCVGEIWEDIGNSDEALETYTEIIEVDEDNVIAHKSIGSILFERDEYNEAIPHFVFVIDAGEDDGNIAKKLAVAYHKTDRIEECIEQNQKLIAKNPDMKTPYMNLAAIYVEQGNFDKAIQFLQTFIELDPDSKNGYIRIADVYRQNKNYPKAISNAQKAAEIASNDAGAFMVLAEIDNSRGYNHYNAYLDYDKKAKAANSETYDEFDKLRIENKKQANDFFISAKEYYKKALSLSTDFFMKKKLKNKIPRVDELIKATEPGFFDG
- a CDS encoding glycine--tRNA ligase subunit alpha, producing the protein MTFQEIIFRLQTFWDEHDCVIHQPYDLEMGAGTFHPETFFGSLSQSDLKIAYVQPCRRPKDGRYGENPNRMQRYYQFQVIIKPSPDDIQELYLKSLKAIGVPIDKHDVRFVEDDWESPTLGASGLGWEVWLDGMEISQFTYFQQVAGVELKSVPVELTYGLERLAMYIQKVEDYKDIRWNEKISYGQIFFDNEKQFSDYNFNRANISLLFTDFEAFEKEAQNLIADGLIYPGYDLLIKCSHLFNLLDARGAISVTERAFYIKRIRILAKLCA
- a CDS encoding phosphatase PAP2 family protein, with the translated sequence KMKIIIFCLIGFFVFQPIFAQSPYKLSWQKDGIIGCTNLAVVLTAPMVVDNIKPLTESKIANLSKNDLNWFDRSAVNNYSENLANASDVLLASIMLSPAGFIFFEDMREDYFILGTMYMETSLLAIFIPSYAKGGVKRIRPYVYNPDVSLEKKTKSDARESFFSRHTTVAFSSAVFFSSVYSAYFPNSEYEKYIWGGSLLLATTIGFLRYESGEHFPTDIITGAAVGSAIGYLIPYFHKRENPVNIGFHPAGNNSDYYLTLHFQF